The Lathyrus oleraceus cultivar Zhongwan6 chromosome 5, CAAS_Psat_ZW6_1.0, whole genome shotgun sequence genome includes the window gaccagttgactttctctggtcaaccaccatgaaccaacttgctagcttgacattctcttgacttttgggacttatggaggatcatatatgcataatatgatataattttaagtatcccttagagtatttgattaattgttgaagaaacttgttgaagaagtcacacaagatacccagatgaattaggatCTCCAAGGCAAATCAACTCCCCAGTCTTGATGAtctcttgatcaaaataacatgctATGATCACAaggattcatatatgatgcttataaccaatgtaaaccaattcttgattgaactccttgcattgagggtctcaaaccctagatatgagcttgataaagcataggtgagcatgtacacCACCTACAAAAGCaataaactatacattgacatatttttggtattttggttagtaaaaaaataaaaatgaagtatgatacaatcaaatgttcttggtgatctctcccaatgcaaacccaatggatgatGGGTAAaaaggatgccaaggtgtgatcccaatgttaatgcatacgatgagatagcatgagggatcttagggtcaaaattggggtcttacaattactcatgtccctcagcatgaTTTGTAAAGTTCCCATCAAGCATCTTTATGGTCATTGTGTTAAGGATAACAGTTAATTGACAATAAAGTACTCGACTtcacatctagggtccatagtggtttcaagttGAAGGTTGGTGTACACCACTATCACTATGAGAATTAATTATGACAGTTACATAACATactatgtagtattctcatgTTGGGTCAATcaagtataaatattactcctatTATTTATACATGTGTAAAGACTTAATATCTCATATCTATGACTCGTGAGATACGACCATCAATCTACTCGCATAATAGTCTTTATGCATCACTGTTGTCTTATGTGAAAGTAAAGCTTGACTAAAAATACATTAAGAATAATATCTTATGTTTAATGAGGTCTCACGATTAAGTCACACATAATGAGTGACGTTAAACAATCTAATTATTATAAAGACTTTATTATACCATATATAAAAAACACAATAAATACAATGTTTattaagtgtgtgtgtgtgtgtgtgtgtatatatatatatatatatatatatatatatatatatatatatatatatatatatatatatatatatatatatattaacgAATATATAAATTAAGATCATGATACAAAAGAAAATACAATCAATACTAATTGTCTATTAGGGATTACTCCAACATAGCTCTATAAGAGTCTCACATAGTTCGGATCCCATCATACCAGTTTCACTCAATAGATCCAAAATATATTTCCTTTGTGAAAGGAAAACCCCCATCTTTTAATGGATAAATTTAATGCCTAATAAGTACTTCAAGACTCCCAATCTTTGGTCTGAAACTTGGTTTAGAGGAAAGCCTTCAATTTGACAATTCTTTTGCTATCACTTCATGTATtacaatatcatcaacatacaccaCAGTGAAGATATTTCCACAGTtgattttattaaaaattaatGTATGACATTGTTTCATTCCAAATGCCAAAACCACTTTACTGAATCTCTTAAACCAAAATGTAGGTGATTGTTTCTAGCCATACAATGATTTATTTAAACGACACACATGTTCATTCTCCCACAGAGCAACAAAACCATGTGGTTTATCCATATACACCACCTCTTGTAAATCACCATGCATGAAAGCATTTTTCACATATAACTGAGAAAAGGTCCAATGACGATTGGCAGTAAGAGATATAATAATACGAATAAATGAAAGTTTAGCCACAAGGGCAAAAGTCTCAATATAGTCAACTCCATATATTTGGGAATATCCTTTAGAAAATAGATGTGTTTTTAAGCGGGCCACGGAACCATCTGGATTCATCTTGACTGTATACACCCATTTTCATCCAATAACCTACTTGCCTGCAGGAAGAGAAACTAAATCCCAAGTGTCATTATGCTCAAGAGCCTTCATTTTCTCCTCAATAACTTGTCTCCAACCATCATGATTAATAGTATCTAAAAGAGATTTAGGAACAAAAATAGAATATATGACAACAACAAGGGATTTAGAAGTATATGAAAAAAGATAAGAAAACATATAAGATAGGATAAGTACAAGTACATTTACCTTTACACAAGGCGATTGGAAGGTCATTTGTAGAATATGCAGGCACTAGAGGGGGTAGAGGTTGAGTATCTTCTGGAATATCCTCTCTTGAAACCTAGGGACGATGAGAATATGTGTGCTCTAAGAACTTGTAGCCTGTTGTAATAAGAGTTGGAGGAATATAGTGAGTAATGGTATAAGTTAAGAAAAAATCATTTGACTCACATACTACCAAGGACAACCAGGACTCAACAAAAAAAGGAGATCTTCAAAGAATGAGACATCAACTGAAACCAGATAGCAACCAAGATCCTGGGAAAATAAACTATGCCCTTTTTGGGTACGAGACTAAACCAAAAATACCACTTCAATGACTTTGGGTCCAACTTAGTTACCTTCAAACGATCATCAAACACAAAACATGTGCAACTAAATATATATATTCTTTTGGGTGGGGTGGGGTGGGGTGGGTTGGGTAAAGTAAACaaagaaagagaagaaaaaaGGTTGAAATATGGGATAACGCCATTTAAAACAAATGATGGCATGCGGTTAATTAAGTGGGTAGCAGTGAGTATTGCATCTGCCCAAATTTATTTTGGAACATTTTTTCAACTGAAACCTCTCTAACATGCAAATTCGACCTTCTCTTATGTTACTGGTAggttttttttaatatttttttaaaactttttttctGATGGTGAACCCTAATAGGCTCTAAATACCATGTAGAAAGAGAGAAGGAATATGAATAATCAATCAGATATACTACAATGTGTAGTGATCCTCATATTTATATTAAGAGGTTAAAAGAGTAGTACATAAGAAAGCAAATGGGCCAAGCCCGTATACTTAATATTAAACCCTAGTAATATAATATTACAATATAACTCTTAATAAAAAGTTAAAGAACTTCACCAAGAAACAAAGTCAACTATGAAAAGTTTTCCTGTGATCCTTTCCCTGCCTgattatttattttcttatagGATCAAATATAAAATTAAGCATATACTCTTAAAGTACTAAattactctctctctctctctctctctctctctctctctctctctctctcagaTACACAGACACACACGAATTTTgttttcaaaacattttctaaatCTTCTTGTTTTTGGCCAATCCTTTTAAAATCGAAGCATGGTCATTTATAGAGCTTGATTAATTGATTGTGAAGCGAAAATTCTCCCTTTAATCGATTATGACACTTGTCTAATAGATTATGGGGCAAACTCATTCAATAATCAATTAAGGGAGTCTTCCAATTGATTATGGTTCAAATCCAGCAAAATCTTTCCTATTTTACTAGGTTATAATCGATTATGGCCGCAACCTAATCGATAATGGTGTGGATCAGACCCAAAATATTTTCCTTGCTTGGTTAATTTTTTTACTATAAAAAGAGGATATGTGTTCATTTGAAAACACATAAGAAGTCTCAAATATCCTCTCTTTTACTAACTCCATTGCTCTTCTAAAATTTTATATTCACTTAAATACTCGATTTTTAATGTTGAGAGAGAGAAAATACCTAAGTAGAGTTATCATGTGTAAACCGATGATGATTTATAACTGTAATCACAAGACAATTGCTCTCATCACTATAATATTTTGATATAAAAGTTGCATGTTGAACTTGAGCGGAAGGATGGCGCAAGAAGGTGGTGGGTTGATCTTGTTGTAAAAACTCTATGGTAGTGGAGATCTGAAGGGTCACTCCTTGGGGATTGGGCGTAAGTTTGGTAGTTTTTAGCCGAAGCAGGATAAAATACAACGTGTTTTTCTCTAACCTcttatttatatattttattgtACCTCTGTTCATATCTTTTCCCATTTTCTTACAATAAATCTTAAAGTTGTTTTTTTAAAGTTGCAGGAAAAAAATTATATCACAATTCACCTCTCTTGTGTTTAAAATCACTTTGTCAATCGGAATCACACGATTCTATAACTTCATCTTCAACCCTTTAATCCTCAAGTAAACGAAAAATGATTAGAACTTTCAACAAAATCTATACAGCACCAAAATCTTTTCCAATGTTTGGTTCCATCTTAGTTACAATGTGAAAAACGTCTTCTTTTTCAGACTAACAAGTAGATTTGAAAATTCTTTAAAGTTGAACACTTGAATGGTAAGATCTAAAGCATTGACTCAATGTTTTTGAGGAATAGCTACAATTAGAATTTATTACAGGCTGAATAAAGGCCCATTAAAATCGACCCAATTCATAGGCTCAATTCAACAACGAGCACTTTATTCAAAGACATGGAAGTGAGCCTTCACTTCTGAAAGCAACGTATGAGCACAACCTCCTTTTTCATCCCGACTGTTGATCACATCCAACGATTGTCCACACTTCATCCACACTTCGTGCTAGACCAATTAAGAACGATTCTAACTGGGTCATTTATATTAATATGACCTTAAGTCACACTCAAGTATTTTTTTTATACACTTGCAAAATTTTACCACATTCAAATATTGACTTAACCGTTAAAAGTGTTAAATTTATAACTATGACTCTATTCAACAACTAGTATCTTCCCATTGTATATATATAACATCTACCCGTAAGCTTTGAATAATATGTAGTTCCATTTAACTTATGTTCTTTGTTTTCCATTTCTCACCATTTATTCATGGCTTCCTTCAATTGGAACAACTTGTTCATCATCATCTTTAGTTGCTATTTAACTGCAACACCCATCTTCTCAGATTCAAATACAATCCCAAACCTTTTGGATTTAGCTAAGGAACCTCAAGTCTTTGATTGGATGGTGGATATCAGGAGGAAGATTCATGAGAATCCTGAACTGGGTTATGAAGAATTTGAAACCAGTAAGCTTATAAGAGCAAAGTTGGATGAATTGGGTATTCCGTATAAACATCCAGTTGCAGTAACAGGTGTTATTGGTTACATAGGAACTGGTCTTCCTCCTTTTGTTGCTCTCAGAGCTGACATGGATGCACTTCTTATGCAGGTCTAcatttttttattgttttctcaatgttttgcttttcaatttttTATCATGGATTTTATCTGGGTTTGATGAAATGAGGGGAAAAAAAATCTTTTTCCATGTTCAATCCATTTTTGCTATTTCTGGATACTGTTTTACatgtattttattgatgatttttgTTGCTGCTGATAACATTATAGGAATCGGTGGAATGGGAGCACAAGAGTAAAGTAGCTGGAAAGATGCATGCATGTGGTCATGATGCTCATGTTTCTATGCTTCTTGGTGCTGCAAAGATTCTCAAGTACCATGAAAAAGACTTACAAGTATGGTTTCATAACAAAATTTTCTATATGCATTTTCAGTTTATATTTGCAATTAGAAAAATGTTATATTGTTTTTAGTTTATTTTCTATATGCATTTTCAATTACTTCACAAAATAAgtaaaaataaattgaaaatcCAAATTTCTGAGCTTGAAATTTGAACCATCCATTCTTGATCTAACAACAACTTCGCCATTGTAATATTATCTTGTTCTTCTGTTTTCGTCCGTTTATAGAATCGTGATATTATTCCTTATTTTGTATAGGGAACTGTAGTTCTTGTTTTTCAACCAGCAGAAGAAGGAGGTGCCGGGGCTAAGAAAATTGTAGATGCTGGACTCTTAGAAAATGTCTCTGCCATATTTGGATTGCATATCGTTCCAGACATGCCTCTAGGCGAAGTGGCTTCTAAGTCTGGTCCTATGTCAGCAGGATGTGGCTTATTTGAAGCAACAATAAGCGGCAGGGGTGGCCATGCAGCCCTTCCTCAACATTCTATAGATCCTATATTGGCAGCTTCCAATGTGATTGTTAGCTTACAGCATATTGTTTCCCGCGAGATTGATCCCCTCGACTCCCAGGTAAACTTCTTATTTCATTTATTGCTTTCACTTCCAACCGCGAATTAGAACTTTGTTTATTTCGTTCTTTTGCGGCTTCTACTTTTACATGTGCTAACTTATCAAACAAAGAAGAAATTTCATGACTCGCGAAATACTCATGTTGAATAATTTTGAATATGATGAAAACCTGAGGCCTCTATGACTTTACCTTCCTAACATAAAGAATATCCTCACAGGTTGTGACTGTAGGAATGTTTCAAGGAGGGGGTGCATTCAATGTTATTCCAGATTCTGTCACAATTGGTGGTACTTTCCGAGCTTTTTCGAGCGAAAGCTTCAATCAATTGAAACACCGCATTGAACAGGTCTATTACGAATATCAATAGATTCATTTTGTGCTTTAAATGGAAACACTGTTAGGCGCTAAGGCTGTTTCGTTGATGTAGGTTATTACTGGACAAGCTGCTGTGCAGAGATGCAATGCAACAGTCAGCTTCTTGGAAGAATTGAAGCCTCTCATCCCTCCGACTGTAAACAATGGCGACTTGCATGACTATTTTCGAAGTGTCGCTGGGAGTGTGATTGGCATCAATAAAGTTAAAGGCGTAGAACAAATGACGGGATCAGAAGACTTTGCGTTCTATCAAGAGGCTTTGCCTGGATACTTCTTCCTCCTCGGAATGGAAGATGTCTCCGTTGAACGTCTTCCGGGGGCACACTCACCCTATTACAAAGTCAACGAAGATGCACTTCCTTATGGCGCTGCGCTTCACGCCTCATTAGCTGCGAAGTATCTTGTCAAACTTCATCACGAGGTGCCAGTAGTAGAGGGGAAATATTACGACGAGTTATAGAAAAGATTATTAAAATAAGTCATATAATTAATGGTTGGACACATTTGTTGTAGATGAATCTGCCATTTAAAAATTATGATGATAACTCCATGGCCCTTTGTGCTAGAATGTTGATCAGTTTGTCTCTTAATAAAATTGACCCTACAGTTGTCATTTAAACTAAATTATATTATGTCATTATGCCTTAGACAACTTGCTAAACAAATTGTCTGTATTTTCATATAGTTAATATTTGATTGATGAAACCAACTGAAAGGTTTTAAGTGCAACAGACCTTTTCCCTCAGCTTCTTTGGTTTATGGCCTGCCTTTGAATTGAGATGTGGCAGATTGAATGAAGGTCTCATCTGTATCACACTGGCATACTCCAAAAGAGAGAGTGAGAGGTCAAGTGAGTGAGAGAGAGTAGAAGAAGAAAGATTTGCTTCAAGATCAATGGTGTTGCCTTGCATGTTAGGGAAAGAGCTTTAAGGATCAAAGAAGGTTGTCATCAAAGGATTCTTTACCATCCATCACCATCTTCTTTTAATCTCAGATTCTTTTGGAGTAAGGTGGTATTCTTTTAGGCTTTGAATTGAGTAGATCCAACTAGGTTATTTGCATGTGGGGATTAGAGGTTTAGGTCTTTCAATCTATGTGCTTTTATCTATGTTTGCTCTTGCTTGATTCTATTATGCTTGCATGGGTGTTTTCTGAAGTATGTGTCATGTTTGATGTGTTCTTCCATGATTTTGGATGAGTATTGCTGGAAATGTATGATCAAAAATAGGTGAAAACACTACTATAAATAATATATCTTATGATAAATCTTTCATCTCGGTTGTTGAATATAACTGAGGTGGAAAAAATTCAGGACATATTTTGATTCTTAAGAATTGcaatttatgtttttatttctttaaaagcggtgtcttttttttttaattaaatgaTCTATTCCTTCAGTTTCTTTAATAACTAAAGGGTTAGATAAATAGATTTTAGTATAAAAACACTACTTAATTAAGTTTTATCCTAAAGTTAACTAATATACCGTCATTCTAAACTCGTACACATCATTCTTTGGGATGAATTGCAAGATAGAAAAATCATCAAGGTTTTGTGTGGTATGTTGCTCTTGTAATCTATCTCACATTAGagtgtttttgtttttgttgtttcCACCTCTTGGAAGGTCATTGTTATATTTTGAAATAACCTTCATATGTTGTTAATCAAATAAAACACTCTATAATTTATTATTTTCCTCGGCTGAAAACATTGAGAAATATATTCCTAAACACACTGTAAATTGTTGTTAGAGCACAAAGGTTGaagatgagagagagagagagagagagagagagagagagagagagatagtTAGTTTTGTAACTAACTTTTACTCTCAAATTAAAAAACGGTTACAACGAAATCTATCTAAACAGACTATTTAAGCATATATACACAAGCCTAAGCTAAATGCAATTCAAATGCAAACCAAATTTAAAAgcaaataaaattgaattagAATTACAACtaacaccatcccttaattcatattcacCTAATTAAAATCAAGAACACTAGTTTCATCCCTCAAATTGATGAAGTGTTCAGTTTTAATTGTTTTGGTCATAACATATGCAAGTTGCTTCTGAGTGCTACAGTGAGCCACTTCTAGCACACCATTCTAAACTTGATTGCGAAGAAAATGGAACTTTGTATCAATGTGCTTAATTCTTCCATGCATCACTGGATTCTTGACAAGGCTTATAGTtgatttgttgtcaatcatcaacCTCACAGGCTTACTCACCTTGATCTTCAGATTCTCCAATAAGTTCATAATTCAAACAGTTTGACACACCGGCAAAGAACCTGCAATGTACTCAGGTTCAGAGGTTAATAATGCAACCACCGATTGCTTCTTGGAGCACCAAGAAATAGGACCTCTTAGATACTTTAAGAAATATCGATaagtacttcttctgtcaactttgtctccacaccaatcagagtTTGAATAGCATATTAGCTCTTAATAATATTTAGTACCAtaagggaacaaaactccataccTCGGAGTCCCCTTAATATACCTCAGTATCCTGACAACAGCTTGGTAATATGACCACTTTGGTTTGTTCATAAATCTACTTCCAACTGTATAGAAAATGTCAGGTATAGTATTGCACAAATATCTCAGACAGCTAACCAACTGTTTGAAAGTTATAGAATCTAGATCATCACCTTCAGAATTAGAGTCTAACTTATGGTTTGTCTTAGAAGGTGCAACTGCGCACTTGTAGTTTATCAGATCAAATATCTTAAGAAGTTCAAGTTCATACTTCAAATGATAAAATATTATACCTTTATCAAAGTACAAAGTCTCCATTCCTAGAAAAATACCATATTTTCTATATCGatcatctcaaactcattcatcaacaccttcttgAACTTGACTATCTCACATGAACAACTCTctgttagcaatatgtcatcaacatagagacacacAAGAATCATATTGTTATCAGATGTATGTTGAAcataaacaccatactccatctcacattttctgaatccttgaagcttgaaaaatgaatcaattttcagattccaaactctatgagcttgtttcaatccatacaaggttttatgcaacttgtacatcatcccttcctgattcttttttACAAATTcaggaggttgtgacacataaacTTTCTCTTGTAAAGGACCATTCAGAAATGCATATTTCACATATAAATGCATCAAAGGTGAATTTCTATTTGCAGTTAAAGAAATCACCAATCTGATTGTTTCATGCCTAGCTACATGCGCAAACATCTCAAAGTAATCTAATCCAAATTTTTGTATAAATTATTTAGCTACTAACCTTTCTTTGTGTTTGCCAATTTATTCATTTGGATTCAGTTTCAACTTGTAAACATATCTcacgctgatggctttcttgttaTTTGGAAGCTCAGCCAacttccaagtcttgtttctttccATAGCgtcaagttcttctttcatggccttcagccacactttcttcttgagagcTTCTTCAGTACTAACTGGTTTAGAGTTTACCAACATGGAACATTGAATGACTTCCCCTTCAGATTCTATCTCAGTATCTTGCAACATGCCAAACTCTACAA containing:
- the LOC127087406 gene encoding IAA-amino acid hydrolase ILR1-like 4 — protein: MASFNWNNLFIIIFSCYLTATPIFSDSNTIPNLLDLAKEPQVFDWMVDIRRKIHENPELGYEEFETSKLIRAKLDELGIPYKHPVAVTGVIGYIGTGLPPFVALRADMDALLMQESVEWEHKSKVAGKMHACGHDAHVSMLLGAAKILKYHEKDLQGTVVLVFQPAEEGGAGAKKIVDAGLLENVSAIFGLHIVPDMPLGEVASKSGPMSAGCGLFEATISGRGGHAALPQHSIDPILAASNVIVSLQHIVSREIDPLDSQVVTVGMFQGGGAFNVIPDSVTIGGTFRAFSSESFNQLKHRIEQVITGQAAVQRCNATVSFLEELKPLIPPTVNNGDLHDYFRSVAGSVIGINKVKGVEQMTGSEDFAFYQEALPGYFFLLGMEDVSVERLPGAHSPYYKVNEDALPYGAALHASLAAKYLVKLHHEVPVVEGKYYDEL